A single window of Sparus aurata chromosome 22, fSpaAur1.1, whole genome shotgun sequence DNA harbors:
- the pax1b gene encoding paired box protein Pax-1: MEQSYGEVNQLGGLFVNGRPLPHAVRLRIVELAQLGMRPCDISRQLRVSHGCVSKILARYNDTGSVLPGAIGGSKPRVTTPAVVKSIRDYKQGDPGIFAWEIRDRLLADGVCDKYNVPSVSSISRILRNKIGTLEGNKPAPAQFQYGHVYPYSSYSTGAAVSHTGTRTSGGPGHVGLPRSWHNILGLRAFMDPTALSGPDGHSAKMEDWTSMRAFPSGLNGVEKTNNETDLKYPQQSPSSLPGYVSACAYSPPNQYGVYGGPSANYMSTGHHWQPQSPNITPTLTPSLTQSPARPGTAAPLEAADFHTAACFKLQQREEDRKPQSPLYKHHHAAHRLSSAS; this comes from the exons ATGG AGCAGAGCTACGGGGAGGTGAACCAGCTCGGCGGGCTCTTCGTCAACGGCCGGCCGCTCCCTCACGCGGTGCGGCTGCGGATCGTGGAGCTGGCGCAGCTCGGGATGCGGCCCTGCGACATCAGCCGCCAGCTGCGCGTCTCTCACGGCTGCGTGTCGAAAATCCTGGCCCGTTACAACGACACCGGCTCCGTCCTGCCCGGCGCCATCGGCGGCAGCAAGCCCCGGGTCACCACCCCCGCCGTGGTGAAGAGCATCCGGGACTACAAGCAGGGCGACCCGGGCATCTTCGCCTGGGAGATCCGGGACCGGCTGCTGGCGGACGGCGTGTGCGACAAGTACAACGTGCCGTCCGTGAGCTCCATCAGCCGCATCCTCAGGAATAAGATCGGGACTCTTGAGGGCAACAAACCGGCCCCGGCTCAGTTCCAGTACGGACACGTTTACCCGTACTCCTCCTACAGCACCGGGGCCGCGGTCAGCCACACCGGGACCAGGACCAGCGGCGGGCCAGGACACGTCGGCCTGCCGCGGAGCTGGCACAACATCCTGGGCCTCCGAGCCTTCATGGACCCGACAG CACTGTCTGGCCCTGATGGGCACTCTGCCAAAATGGAGGATTGGACCAGTATGAGAGCGTTTCCCTCTGGACTCAATGGAGTGGAGAAAACCAACAATGAGACCGACCTCAAATATCCACAGCAG TCTCCATCCAGTCTGCCCGGTTACGTCTCAGCTTGTGCGTATTCTCCACCGAACCAGTACGGTGTTTACGGAGGTCCATCAGCCAACTACATGAGCACCGGGCACCACTGGCAGCCCCAGTCCCCCAATATCACTCCCACGCTCACTCCCAGTTTGACTCAGAGTCCGGCTCGTCCCGGTACTGCTGCTCCACTGGAGGCTGCagactttcacacagcagcatgcTTTAAACTTCAACAAAGAGAAG agGACAGGAAACCTCAGAGTCCTCTGTACAAACATCACCACGCTGCTCACAGACTGTCTTCAGCCTCATGA
- the nkx2.2b gene encoding NK2 homeobox 2b yields MSFGTSAKTGFSVRDILDLPNPSGRFGSGTEETEEDDTEEASAEASAAGNAQKLGFSGRSFCERGGGSYGRWSRGSGNLHFSLHRLSIEPRIEPKSPELSTDESPDAERDLAGGAVQKSRGRKRRVLFSKAQTFELERRFRQQRYLSAPEREHLAGLIRLTPNQVKIWFQNHRYKMKRARVEHSLEALQLLPARRVAIPVLVRDGKPCDRITAQDLEATLRSGLSLPLCAYSPLLHPAFGPDHPGLHQQHPGVQQLAHMYHWSW; encoded by the exons ATGTCTTTTGGCACCAGCGCAAAAACGGGCTTCTCCGTGCGGGACATCCTGGATCTCCCGAACCCGAGCGGGAGATTCGGCTCCGGGACCGAGGAGACCGAGGAGGACGACACCGAGGAGGCCTCCGCGGAGGCTTCGGCGGCGGGAAACGCGCAGAAATTGGGATTTAGCGGCCGGAGTTTCTGCGAGCGCGGCGGCGGAAGTTACGGCAGGTGGAGCCGCGGATCCGGCAACCTGCACTTCTCAT TACACCGTCTTTCTATAGAGCCCCGTATCGAGCCCAAATCTCCCGAGCTCTCCACGGACGAGTCCCCGGACGCGGAGCGGGATCTGGCGGGCGGCGCGGTGCAGAAGAGCCGCGGCAGGAAGCGGCGGGTGCTCTTCTCCAAGGCGCAGACCTTCGAGCTGGAGCGCCGCTTCCGGCAGCAGCGCTACCTGTCCGCCCCGGAGAGGGAGCACCTGGCCGGGCTCATCCGCCTCACCCCGAACCAGGTGAAGATCTGGTTCCAGAACCACCGCTACAAGATGAAGCGGGCCCGGGTGGAGCACAGCCTGGAGGCGCTGCAGCTTCTGCCCGCCCGCAGGGTGGCCATCCCGGTCCTGGTGCGGGACGGGAAACCGTGCGACCGGATCACAGCGCAGGACCTGGAGGCGACGCTCAGGTCCGGCCTGAGTCTGCCTCTGTGTGCATACTCTCCGCTGCTGCACCCCGCCTTCGGCCCGGACCACCCCGGCCTGCACCAGCAGCACCCAGGGGTGCAGCAGCTGGCGCACATGTACCACTGGAGCTGGTGA